In Bacteroidota bacterium, a genomic segment contains:
- a CDS encoding pesticidal protein Cry7Aa — protein sequence MITVNKHGVLLRKTTNRFESEGVLNPAVIKVGSTIHMFYRAVTKDNYSTIGYCTLSSPLVVQDRNNTALLFPQAEYEFQGLEDPRIVEIEGMYYLSYTAYSGVNALGALATSTDLIHWEKHGIIVPQITYEEFKHFTEAEGTIRDKYVRFNDYQRSHDKQDRKIFLWDKNLVLFPRKIDNKFCFLHRIKPDIQVVVAIKKLEDLTIEFWQNYFCHFDEYLVLTPKYEHEVSYIGSGCPPIETEAGWLLIYHGVHDTIKGYVYSACAALLDLDNPKKEIARLPYPLFFPDKEWELKGEVNNVCFPTGAIIENGLLYIYYGAADERIAVASLSIKELLAELALNKI from the coding sequence ATGATTACAGTAAACAAACATGGTGTTCTACTTCGCAAAACCACCAATAGATTTGAAAGCGAAGGGGTGCTGAATCCAGCAGTAATTAAGGTGGGTAGTACTATTCACATGTTTTATAGGGCTGTTACAAAGGACAATTATTCTACAATTGGTTATTGTACATTATCATCACCATTGGTTGTACAAGATAGAAATAACACAGCCTTGCTTTTTCCACAAGCAGAGTATGAGTTTCAAGGTTTAGAAGATCCGCGTATAGTTGAAATAGAAGGAATGTACTACCTTTCTTATACTGCATATAGTGGCGTTAACGCGTTAGGAGCATTAGCAACATCTACAGATTTAATACATTGGGAAAAGCATGGAATTATTGTTCCTCAAATAACCTACGAAGAGTTTAAGCATTTTACAGAAGCCGAAGGCACTATACGCGACAAGTATGTTCGCTTTAACGATTATCAAAGAAGCCATGACAAGCAAGACCGAAAAATTTTCTTATGGGATAAAAACCTAGTTTTATTTCCTCGTAAAATTGATAACAAGTTTTGTTTTTTGCATCGCATAAAACCGGATATTCAAGTTGTGGTAGCAATTAAAAAACTGGAAGACTTAACCATTGAATTTTGGCAAAATTATTTTTGTCATTTTGATGAATACCTAGTACTTACCCCAAAATATGAACACGAGGTAAGTTACATTGGCAGTGGATGCCCACCCATTGAAACAGAAGCTGGCTGGCTACTCATTTATCATGGAGTGCATGATACAATTAAAGGTTATGTGTACTCTGCTTGTGCAGCTTTACTAGATTTAGATAATCCTAAAAAAGAGATTGCTAGATTACCTTACCCTTTGTTTTTTCCTGATAAAGAATGGGAACTAAAGGGCGAAGTAAACAATGTATGTTTTCCTACTGGAGCAATTATTGAAAATGGCTTACTTTATATATATTATGGAGCCGCAGACGAGCGTATTGCTGTAGCATCCTTAAGTATAAAAGAATTATTAGCTGAATTAGCGTTAAATAAAATTTAA
- a CDS encoding phosphomannose isomerase type II C-terminal cupin domain, with product MQKYTEDRPWGSFERFCHNEMTTVKLIHVSPNEALSLQFHYHRDEFWRVIEGAGNITIGQETLFVKKGDEFFIPRETKHQITTSNSSLSILEISFGDFDENDIVRLEDKYNRIGVTLE from the coding sequence ATGCAAAAATATACAGAGGATAGACCTTGGGGGAGTTTCGAACGGTTTTGTCATAATGAAATGACAACGGTTAAATTGATTCACGTAAGCCCCAATGAAGCATTGAGTCTTCAGTTTCATTACCATCGTGATGAATTTTGGAGAGTAATAGAAGGAGCAGGCAATATCACAATTGGTCAAGAAACGCTTTTCGTAAAAAAGGGAGACGAATTTTTTATACCTAGAGAAACAAAACATCAAATCACAACATCCAACTCTTCCCTAAGTATATTGGAAATATCATTTGGTGATTTTGATGAAAATGATATTGTGAGGTTGGAAGATAAGTATAATAGAATTGGTGTCACTCTTGAATAG
- a CDS encoding cation-translocating P-type ATPase — protein sequence MSANHFNISGLTSEQVVHARAKFGQNKLDYKKENSFLDALKRIAQDPMVVLLLVASSIYFISGKTGDGVFLVVAIVFQTSISLYQFSRSKNALEKLKDLSQPNCKVIRDGKTIEIKSEDLVVGDSLIIEEGTAITADGSIVHSNDFSVNESILTGESLAVLKDKTSADKFIYNGTTVASGLAIATITAIGNETKLGKIGTSLESITEEKTPLELQITNFVKKMAIAGSLVFIIVWAINYWHSHNVLNSLLQSLTLAMSILPEEIPVAFTTFMALGAWRLMKMGIVVKQMKTVETLGSATVICTDKTGTITENKMSLAKIFVLKTNKFFDPKEALNEDEKELLKLAMFASEPIPFDPMEVALHQTYIDHHQIDDRPNYKLVHEYPLSGKPPMMTHVFADNKGKRIVAAKGAPEALINVSTLSETEKAQIHSAIKLLTTDGYRVLGLAESKFLGYVYPANQQDLPFKFIGIVAFYDPPKKNIQKVLEAFYKAGIEVKIITGDNAATTSSIAKQINFKGYDKTISGDELMALSDKELQQSVMHNSIFTRMFPAAKLKIINALKSNNQIVAMTGDGVNDGPALKAAHIGIAMGKKGTEIAKQAASLILLEDDLSKMVDAIAMGRKIYANLKKAIQYIISIHIPIILTVFIPLALGWIYPNVFSPIHVIFLEIIMGPTCSIIYENEPIEKNTMLQPPKALTTTFFNWKELSTSIIQGLVISAGTLLVYQYSVNNDYSEKLTRTMVFTVLITANIFLTLVNRSLFYSLFTTLRYKNNMVLLIIFATITTLFLILFVKPLTSFFELERLNLMQLLTCTAIGFVSVIWFEIVKLIKRQKILA from the coding sequence ATGTCTGCAAATCATTTCAACATATCAGGTCTAACAAGCGAACAAGTTGTTCATGCAAGAGCAAAATTTGGCCAAAACAAATTAGACTACAAAAAAGAAAATTCATTCTTAGATGCTTTAAAACGTATTGCACAAGACCCAATGGTAGTTTTATTGTTGGTAGCTTCTTCTATTTATTTTATAAGTGGAAAAACGGGTGATGGAGTTTTCCTTGTAGTTGCTATTGTCTTTCAAACATCCATTTCACTTTACCAATTTTCAAGAAGCAAAAATGCCTTGGAAAAACTAAAAGACTTATCACAACCAAACTGCAAAGTCATACGTGATGGCAAAACGATAGAAATAAAAAGCGAGGATTTAGTTGTGGGCGATAGCTTAATCATAGAAGAAGGAACAGCTATTACCGCAGATGGCAGTATTGTTCATTCCAATGATTTTTCAGTAAATGAATCAATACTTACAGGTGAATCCTTAGCAGTTCTTAAAGACAAAACATCTGCTGATAAATTTATCTATAATGGCACTACAGTTGCAAGTGGTTTGGCTATTGCCACTATAACAGCTATTGGCAACGAAACTAAACTAGGTAAAATTGGCACAAGCTTAGAAAGCATAACCGAGGAAAAAACACCATTAGAATTACAGATTACAAATTTTGTAAAGAAAATGGCAATTGCTGGATCATTGGTATTTATCATAGTTTGGGCAATTAATTATTGGCATTCGCATAATGTTTTGAACAGCTTATTGCAGTCGCTTACATTGGCCATGAGTATTTTACCCGAAGAAATTCCTGTAGCTTTTACCACTTTTATGGCATTGGGAGCATGGCGTTTAATGAAAATGGGCATTGTGGTAAAACAAATGAAAACTGTTGAAACCTTGGGAAGTGCAACGGTTATTTGTACAGACAAAACAGGCACTATTACTGAAAACAAAATGAGTTTGGCGAAAATCTTTGTATTAAAAACAAACAAATTTTTTGATCCAAAAGAAGCATTGAATGAAGATGAAAAAGAGCTATTAAAGCTAGCCATGTTTGCCAGCGAACCTATTCCATTCGACCCTATGGAAGTGGCATTGCATCAAACTTATATTGACCATCATCAAATTGACGATCGACCAAATTACAAACTTGTACATGAATATCCATTGAGTGGCAAACCGCCCATGATGACCCATGTTTTTGCAGATAATAAAGGCAAAAGAATAGTAGCAGCAAAAGGAGCACCAGAAGCATTAATAAATGTTTCTACTCTTTCTGAAACCGAAAAAGCACAAATTCATTCGGCTATCAAACTCTTAACAACAGATGGTTACAGAGTTTTAGGCTTAGCAGAATCTAAATTTTTAGGTTATGTATATCCGGCAAATCAACAAGATTTGCCATTCAAATTTATTGGTATTGTTGCTTTTTACGACCCTCCCAAAAAGAATATTCAAAAGGTTCTAGAAGCATTTTATAAAGCTGGTATTGAGGTGAAAATTATTACTGGTGATAATGCAGCCACTACATCTTCAATTGCTAAACAAATTAATTTTAAGGGTTACGATAAAACCATTTCAGGAGATGAGCTAATGGCTTTATCTGACAAGGAATTGCAACAGAGTGTAATGCATAATTCCATTTTTACCAGAATGTTTCCAGCAGCCAAATTAAAAATAATCAATGCCTTAAAATCCAATAATCAAATAGTAGCCATGACAGGCGATGGTGTGAATGATGGCCCGGCTTTAAAAGCAGCGCATATAGGCATTGCAATGGGGAAAAAGGGAACAGAAATAGCTAAGCAAGCAGCATCCTTGATTTTGTTAGAAGATGATTTGTCTAAAATGGTTGACGCCATAGCTATGGGTAGAAAAATATATGCTAATTTGAAAAAAGCTATACAGTATATTATTTCCATTCATATTCCTATTATCCTAACAGTGTTTATTCCATTGGCGTTGGGTTGGATTTATCCCAATGTTTTTTCTCCAATTCATGTTATATTTTTAGAAATCATCATGGGTCCAACTTGTTCCATAATTTATGAAAATGAACCCATAGAAAAGAATACTATGCTTCAACCTCCTAAAGCATTAACCACTACTTTTTTTAACTGGAAAGAATTATCAACGAGCATTATACAAGGATTAGTGATATCAGCTGGAACTTTATTGGTTTACCAATATTCAGTTAACAATGATTATAGTGAAAAACTTACAAGAACAATGGTTTTCACTGTTTTAATTACAGCAAATATTTTTCTCACATTGGTAAATCGTTCTTTATTTTACTCCCTATTCACAACTTTGAGGTATAAGAATAACATGGTTTTACTAATTATATTTGCTACTATTACCACTCTGTTTCTAATCCTGTTTGTAAAACCCTTGACTTCCTTTTTTGAGCTAGAAAGGTTGAATTTAATGCAATTATTAACGTGTACTGCAATTGGCTTTGTTTCTGTAATTTGGTTTGAAATAGTTAAATTAATTAAAAGACAAAAAATATTAGCATGA
- a CDS encoding AI-2E family transporter, producing MLLLFLIVAGLYYAKSFFMPLFIGGVLATLFLPFCSSLEEKKIPKAIAVFLCLFFLLLIISGFVTMLSWQIGNLASDIVLLKQKVIEASTYIQGYIFHHFGISSVKQNEILIAEQPSYTSIIQLFIISVSYVFSNFILVLVYFVFLLYYRGHLKHFFIKLTPVSNQIEMEQVLEKSAHISQQYLLGLSKMIVCLWIMYSIDFGLLGVKNFLFFAVLCGVLEIVPFLGNIIGTTLTFTIMALHGASPFMLGGIVVTYGVVQFIQGWFIEPFILGLQVKINPLFTIIALVLGQLIWGIPGIILAIPLTAIVKIMCDHV from the coding sequence ATGTTACTGTTGTTTCTTATTGTTGCTGGATTATATTATGCAAAATCTTTTTTTATGCCATTATTTATTGGGGGAGTTTTGGCGACTTTGTTTTTGCCGTTTTGTAGCTCATTGGAAGAAAAAAAAATTCCCAAGGCAATCGCAGTATTCTTATGCCTTTTTTTTCTTTTGTTGATTATATCTGGTTTTGTAACAATGCTTAGTTGGCAGATTGGAAACCTTGCAAGTGATATAGTATTGTTAAAACAAAAGGTGATTGAAGCAAGCACCTATATACAAGGATACATTTTTCATCATTTTGGGATTTCGTCAGTAAAGCAAAATGAAATACTAATAGCAGAGCAACCATCGTACACTAGTATCATTCAACTGTTTATAATTTCTGTTTCTTATGTCTTCTCCAATTTTATTTTAGTATTGGTTTATTTCGTTTTTCTGTTGTATTACCGTGGACACTTAAAGCATTTTTTTATTAAACTAACGCCTGTATCCAACCAGATAGAAATGGAGCAAGTACTGGAGAAGTCAGCACATATTTCTCAACAATATTTGCTGGGACTTTCTAAAATGATTGTGTGTCTATGGATTATGTATAGTATAGATTTTGGCCTTTTGGGTGTAAAAAACTTTCTTTTTTTTGCTGTTCTTTGTGGGGTCTTAGAAATTGTTCCTTTTTTAGGTAATATCATAGGTACTACTTTAACATTTACAATTATGGCTTTGCACGGTGCTAGTCCATTTATGTTGGGAGGTATTGTTGTTACTTATGGTGTGGTACAGTTTATTCAAGGTTGGTTTATTGAGCCGTTTATACTTGGTCTACAAGTAAAAATAAACCCTTTGTTTACTATTATTGCGTTGGTGTTGGGGCAATTGATTTGGGGTATTCCAGGCATAATACTAGCCATACCTCTTACGGCAATTGTTAAAATTATGTGCGACCATGTATAA
- a CDS encoding KilA-N domain-containing protein, with product MAKNKTINVKGTEITLFSEGTSDFISLTDIAKHKDSANTDTIIQNWLRNRNTIELLGFWETMYNPNFKPLEFEGFRKQAGLNSFVMTPKKWIETTTAIGITSKSGRYGGTFAHKDIAFEFASWISIEFKLFIIKEFQRLKEDENHRLKLTWNLQRTLAKVNYHIHTDAIKDNLIPKELSKLQTSFVYADEADMLNVALFGLTAKQWRDATPKAEGNIRDAANIEQLVVLSNMESINAVLIHQGLQQNQRLQQLNKIAITQMKSLVQNSSLKKLK from the coding sequence ATGGCAAAAAATAAAACCATCAATGTAAAAGGAACAGAGATTACATTATTCTCTGAAGGCACAAGCGATTTTATTTCCCTCACTGACATTGCCAAACACAAGGATTCGGCAAATACCGATACCATTATTCAAAACTGGTTGCGAAACAGAAACACGATAGAGCTACTGGGTTTTTGGGAAACGATGTATAACCCAAATTTTAAACCCCTCGAATTCGAGGGGTTTAGAAAACAAGCTGGGTTAAATAGTTTTGTAATGACACCTAAAAAATGGATTGAAACCACAACTGCGATTGGTATTACATCCAAGTCAGGCAGATACGGAGGAACATTTGCACATAAGGATATTGCGTTTGAATTTGCCTCATGGATTTCTATTGAGTTCAAATTGTTCATCATCAAAGAATTTCAACGCCTTAAAGAAGATGAAAACCACCGCTTAAAACTAACATGGAACCTGCAACGAACTTTAGCCAAAGTAAATTACCACATACATACCGATGCGATAAAAGATAACCTAATACCTAAAGAATTAAGCAAATTGCAAACCTCTTTTGTGTATGCCGATGAAGCAGATATGCTCAACGTGGCATTGTTTGGATTGACAGCAAAACAATGGAGAGATGCTACCCCGAAAGCCGAAGGCAATATCCGTGATGCTGCCAATATTGAGCAATTGGTGGTACTAAGTAATATGGAAAGCATCAATGCAGTATTAATACACCAAGGCTTACAACAAAACCAACGCCTGCAACAACTGAATAAAATTGCCATTACGCAAATGAAAAGCTTGGTACAAAACAGCAGCCTTAAAAAATTAAAATAA
- a CDS encoding XRE family transcriptional regulator — MDTTQLSKIEKGLRQLKREQIPIIAEILKAGSDELMTLWLADQIYAVVKDEKLAKEAVQVAEKKINFKKRK, encoded by the coding sequence ATGGACACAACTCAACTGAGTAAAATTGAAAAAGGTTTGCGGCAACTCAAACGGGAACAAATACCTATCATTGCCGAAATACTCAAAGCTGGTAGTGATGAATTAATGACGCTATGGTTAGCCGACCAAATTTATGCAGTGGTTAAGGATGAGAAGCTAGCAAAGGAGGCCGTGCAGGTTGCTGAGAAGAAAATAAATTTTAAAAAAAGAAAATAA
- a CDS encoding Crp/Fnr family transcriptional regulator — protein sequence MDNLKSYFSGFSAELISEIEQQASMQKASAGTVLMRTGQYIKNTVLVLKGKVKVYREDDDGGEFFMYYLQPGQACAISMICATKSEKSQIMARVVEDAELITVPLQLMDQWMMKHRSWYEFVIETYRNRFDEILMVMDSIAFRAMDERLEFYLKREKDSSASNEVIASHQEIANDLNTSREVISRLLKKMEQRGLIQMNRNNIVLK from the coding sequence ATGGATAATTTGAAATCATACTTTAGCGGATTTTCGGCTGAATTGATTAGTGAGATTGAGCAACAGGCAAGTATGCAAAAAGCAAGTGCAGGCACCGTGCTAATGCGCACCGGACAGTACATTAAAAATACCGTATTGGTCTTAAAGGGGAAAGTAAAAGTTTATAGAGAAGATGATGATGGTGGTGAATTTTTTATGTACTACTTGCAACCGGGTCAGGCATGTGCTATCAGTATGATTTGTGCAACAAAGAGCGAAAAAAGTCAAATCATGGCAAGGGTAGTGGAGGACGCAGAATTGATTACAGTGCCGTTGCAACTGATGGATCAGTGGATGATGAAACATCGCAGCTGGTATGAATTTGTAATTGAAACCTATCGTAACCGGTTTGATGAAATACTTATGGTAATGGATAGCATTGCTTTTAGAGCAATGGACGAGCGCCTTGAATTTTATTTAAAGCGAGAAAAGGATTCATCGGCAAGCAATGAAGTTATTGCTTCGCATCAGGAGATTGCGAACGACCTCAACACTTCGAGAGAAGTTATTTCGCGGCTGTTAAAAAAAATGGAACAACGCGGTTTGATACAAATGAACAGAAATAATATTGTACTTAAATAA